A single Paenibacillus kribbensis DNA region contains:
- a CDS encoding DUF423 domain-containing protein has protein sequence MQRRWIIVGSIMMLLAVAIGAFGAHIVKARIDADALAVYETGVKYHMIHAVGLLIIALAAGQWGASNRLRWAARLLFTGIILFSGSLYVLSLTGIRVLGAITPLGGVCFIAGWVCLAWAAMGLKKED, from the coding sequence ATGCAACGTAGATGGATAATTGTGGGATCCATAATGATGCTGTTGGCAGTAGCCATTGGAGCGTTTGGAGCACATATTGTGAAAGCGCGAATTGACGCGGATGCATTAGCTGTGTATGAAACAGGTGTAAAATATCATATGATTCATGCTGTCGGTTTGCTGATCATTGCATTGGCTGCCGGGCAATGGGGGGCTTCAAACCGTTTAAGATGGGCAGCGCGTCTGCTGTTCACGGGTATAATTTTGTTTTCCGGCAGCCTGTATGTGCTAAGTTTGACCGGAATCCGTGTCCTGGGTGCTATTACCCCATTGGGGGGCGTTTGTTTTATTGCAGGCTGGGTATGCCTGGCCTGGGCTGCGATGGGGCTGAAGAAAGAGGATTAG